In Anaerolineae bacterium, the sequence GCCAGCTCCTCCTGGGACAGCACGGGCACATCACCGCTGGGCTTCCCCGCTGGTTCCGCCATGCCGCGCCAGAGATAGGCCGCCAGCAGGGTCAGCGGCAGAGCCGCCGGCGCGAACAGGTCCCAATCCCGCCGGCCGCCGTAGTCCGGGTTCCAGACGCTGATGAACAGCAGGTAATTCAGCGCCGCGACCGCCAGGAACAGGCCGGCCGGCTCGCGCAGGGCGCGCCGGCCGGCTCGGGTGGTCAGGGCGATAAGCACCAGGGCCAGCGAGAAGGGCGCCACCAGCAGTTGTTCATTGGCCCAGTCCAGGAAGTGCCCCCACGAGAACATGGTATAGCGTTCCCAGCGCGTAGCGGTCTGTGTCAGCGGCACGAACCAGCGGTGGTCGCCCCCGCCCGGCGCGTCCTCCCCCAGCAGGGCCTGGATGCCGTGTCCGCCGGCCTCCATCAATACCACTACGCCGGCCAAGATGACCAGCATCGGGAACGCCACGCGCAGGGTCATCGCCAGCCGCCGACGCAGTCCCTGCTCCTCTATCCAGCGGCGCCGCCACAGCCAGACCAGGGATGCCTCCAGGCCCAGGATAGTGGAAGGGTGAAAGGCATGGGTCAGGCCCAGCACGCCGGCCGGCCAGAATATGTCGGCCCGGCCCTCCGCGGCGCGCACTCCCAGCCACAGATAGGCCAGGATGCCGATGGTCATCCAGACGTAATTTTCCACGTAGCCGAAAAAGAACTGCATCAGTCCCAGGGTACCGAGCCAGCCGGCGAAGAGGGCCTTTTCCGCCGGCGTGCGACCCATCTCGTCGGCCATGCACAGCAGGAGAAAGACGAAGACCACGCCGGCGGCAACGCTCAGTACCTGATAGGTGTGCATCACATCCCATCCCCACCAACGGTTGGCCAGCGCCCAGGCCTTGGCGTGCAGGAAGAGGTCCAGCGGGGCCTGCCAGGTGTACGTCAGGCGCACCTCCGGATGGGCGATGGCATTCACCAGGATATAGGCATCGCCCCAACGGGTGTGCACCAGCCGGCCAGCCCAGAACACCGGCGCCAGCGCCAGGCTGAAGCCGGCGAACCACCATCGACGGCCGGGACGGGCGGGGATATGCCGGCCCAACCAGCCGAGCGCCGCTCGCACCACTGCGTTAACCCGCGGCACGCATAACAGCGCGCCGGCGCCGGCGGCCAGCCACCCCAGCCAGCGCGGCCAATAGGTGAAAGGAAAGATGCCCCAGCTCTGCTCCTCGGGGAGATATGGCGCGGCCAGATGGAGAAGGATGAGGAAAAGCGCGCAAAGCCGCACTGCCCACAGCGCCTGCCGGGGCGCAAGGGCCGGCAGAGAACGAACCCACAACCCCCTCATAGGTCCCCCGCCGGCAGTTCCACCCGCCCCAGGCCCCAGCGCGCCCATTCCTGGCCGCTGGTGGGGTCGTACAGGATGATGATGGCCTCGTAGGTGCCCGGCGGTGCGGCCGGCGGCACCCGCAGGTCATGCCAGTCAGAGACCGTCTCGCCGGCCGCCCAGGCTGTGGTGGGATACGCCTCATGCACCGGCCGGCGGTCATGCTGGGCGACAGTGCTCCCATCGCCGGCCAGCAGGCGCAGGGAGAGACGCACATCCCTGTCCAACACATGCAGGGCCAACCATTCCAGGGAGACGCCGGCATGCCAGCCGTCCGGCAGGCGGCGCAGGGCAACTTCCCATCTCTGCAGGCACAGCCCGGGGAGCAGTTCGACGCCGGCGCAGGTCAGGTTCTCCGCTGGCGCCGGCTTGGGCCGCACCTGGATGAGGGGACCGGCGGCATCCAGGTGATAGCGTTCGGCCAGGCCGGCCATGCCGCGGGTGAGATAGACCTCGCCCGTTTCCCCCAGCGCCCCTTCGATGGCTTTCCAGCGCGCCGGCTCCTGGTCGGCGGCAGTGGTGCGGATATCAGGGCGCAGGCCCTGCGTCTCCTGGTAATAACGCAGTACGGTCATCTCTCCCAGGATGCCGATGACGACGGCATCCGACGACAGGGGTGCAGACAGCGCCTGCACCGCCCAATCATGGACTTCCCAGTCGTCGGAGCGATCGGCCTGGGGATAGGCCCGGACGCCGGCCCAGAGGGCCTGGCCGGCCAGCACCAGCGCCAGGAGGATGGGGACCATTGAACGGAGCGCGCCAAAGGCAGACACTGCCCCCACCCGATGAACCAGCCAGTCAAACGCCAGGCCAATGCCGGTCGCGCCGGCCAGGAAGGCCGGCAGGAGGAAGACCTCCACGTCTGCCACCCGGTACAGCGCGGCAAAGGCCAGACATACCAGCCAGGTCAACCGCAGGGCCCAGGCGGTGCGCGGCCGGCGGCCGGCCCACATTAATCCCAGGACGCCGGCCAGCCCGCCCAGCGGGCCGAACTGCTCCAGCCACAGGCGCAGGTAATCGCCGACGGTGCGCGATTGGGCAAGGGGGTTGCCCGTCAGGAAGGCGCTGTAGTCCAGCGCCAGCACGTGCCGCCAGAACCCCTCCCAGGTGTTGCGGTAGGTGCCGTCCAGGGAGCCGGCACGCGCGCCGATGAGCGGGATGTAGGCGTAGAGCAGGAGCGGAAGGGCGCAGGCCAGGGCCATCTTCCACCAGGAACGCCTCCACCGCGGCCGGCGGGGTTCCCCCTCCCTGGCCGGCAGGGCCAACGCCAGCGCCAAGCCCGGGAGCAGGAAAACGATGGTGCGGTGATGGGCTAGGCCGGCGCCGAAGAGGCCGGCAGTGATGATGAGCCATCGCTCCGCCCCCGTCTCCTCCCAGCGGGTCAGCGCCGCCAACAGCCAGACGGTGATGCACAGGTGCAGGGCATACACCTCGGCGATGGTAGCCTGGGACCAGAAGACCGGAGAGACAGCCAGCGCCAGGGCGGAGAGCAAGCCGGCCAGCGGGCGCCCGGTCAGCTCCCGCACCAGGACGAACAGGCCGGCCAGCGCGCCGGCGGCACAGACCGCCGACAGCAGGTTGACCCGGTAGGCCACATCCCCGATAGGTAACCGGGTGAAGAGCCAACCCAACAGAGTGTAAAGGGGATAGCCGGTCGGATGGGCCACGCCCAGGCGGTAGCAGACAAGCTGAAACTCCGGGCTGTCGTCGAAGACCGTGACGACAGTCGGGGCCAGGGTAGCGCTATAGAGACCCAGGCCGGCGGCAAACACAGCCCAGGGCAACAGTCGCACTGCCAGTCTCTTCCACCGGGTAGCGGACAACGTATCTCTCGTCGCCAAAAAGGATTCAGCGGCCGCAGGGCCGACCGCCTGCATGATACCATAAACCAGGCAGAGGGGAGAAATACGCGGTAGCGGCGCGAGCCGGGTGCAAATTTGCGAAGCCGGCGCAGTTCGATTATAATGGCGTTGTCAGCGGGGCGTAGCGCAGATCGGTTAGCGCGCACGGTTCGGGTCCGTGAGGTCGGAGGTTCAAATCCTCTCGCCCCGACTGGCACAAGCGGGCCATGATGGCCCGCTTTTTTATTGGCCGGCGCAAAAAATTGGTGGTCCCAGGAGAGGCGGAGATCCTGGGACCACACGAAGGTGATGGGATAATGGGAGGTGGGATTCGATAATAGTGATAATCGAGAATAAACGGGAAAATGTTGGATAATACCTCCGCCGAATCTCTCTGCATGCTGTCCTTCTGCCTGCCATTATAGCATAGGCCTGCGCCGACGAAGCTTACAGTTTGCTTACAATCGCATGGGGGCATATTCCCTTTGACGTCCCTCGCGGCCAGGGGTATAATCCCGCATGTCCGTGCCGGCAGGCTGACCACCCGGCCGGCAAACTGTCACCAGAAGGAGAGCATTGACACAGCATGGCTGACTCCATCGAGCAATTCCGCTCCGCGGCGGTGGAAGCCGCCGAGAGCG encodes:
- a CDS encoding DUF2723 domain-containing protein, with product MRLLPWAVFAAGLGLYSATLAPTVVTVFDDSPEFQLVCYRLGVAHPTGYPLYTLLGWLFTRLPIGDVAYRVNLLSAVCAAGALAGLFVLVRELTGRPLAGLLSALALAVSPVFWSQATIAEVYALHLCITVWLLAALTRWEETGAERWLIITAGLFGAGLAHHRTIVFLLPGLALALALPAREGEPRRPRWRRSWWKMALACALPLLLYAYIPLIGARAGSLDGTYRNTWEGFWRHVLALDYSAFLTGNPLAQSRTVGDYLRLWLEQFGPLGGLAGVLGLMWAGRRPRTAWALRLTWLVCLAFAALYRVADVEVFLLPAFLAGATGIGLAFDWLVHRVGAVSAFGALRSMVPILLALVLAGQALWAGVRAYPQADRSDDWEVHDWAVQALSAPLSSDAVVIGILGEMTVLRYYQETQGLRPDIRTTAADQEPARWKAIEGALGETGEVYLTRGMAGLAERYHLDAAGPLIQVRPKPAPAENLTCAGVELLPGLCLQRWEVALRRLPDGWHAGVSLEWLALHVLDRDVRLSLRLLAGDGSTVAQHDRRPVHEAYPTTAWAAGETVSDWHDLRVPPAAPPGTYEAIIILYDPTSGQEWARWGLGRVELPAGDL